AATAACCAAGGATAATCCTTCACGTAACAATACTCCCTGGTTCGCTTGTGAACGTATTTCCTCTAGCCGTTCAATAATTCTTTGTAGTAATCCACTTATATTTCCATCATTAAGAAAGTCAATTTCCTCTTCTGGAAAATCGATAGCGGCTTCAACGTACATGCGTAAGTAAATTAATTCTTCATTCAATTGATTTATTTTTTTAGAAAAATCACCTTGTAGTGACTTTAAAGCCATACGAGCCGCTGTATCCGAACTGGCTTGAATTAAATCCGCTATGGCTTCTGCTTGAATTAAATCAATTTTATCATTAAGAAATGCTCTTTCAGAAAATTCACCAGGTCTGGCTAGCCGTGCTCCTGCTGCTATGGATTCTTTTACTAGTAAATCCAATACTACAGGGGAACCATGCGCTTGAATTTCAACAACATCCTCTCCAGTAAAAGAATGAGGTCCTTTAAAATAGAGAACCAGTCCATGATCAAGGATTTCACTATTTGCTTTATATAAAGAACAAAATGTAGCTAAACGTGGCTGCAATGCTTTGTTCCCATTTAGGCAAAGGGCTATAGCATAGGCATTTGGACCTGATATTCTGACGATTCCTACCCCGCCTCGTCCTGGCGGGGTAGCGATAGCAACAATGGTATCTATTGACATTTATTTTGCTGTGGCAACAACCTTTTTAGCTGGCTTTTCATCTGAGTATTTTCGAGTGATGTACCATTGTTGTAATATTGATAAAGTATTATTCACAATCCAGTACAAAACCAAACCAGAAGGAAAATTCCAGAATAGAGCGGTAAATAATATAGGTAAAAACATCATTACCTTAGCTTGCATTGGATCAGCTGGTGCTGGATTGAGCTTCTGCTGAATCAGCATAGTTGCTCCCATGATTAAGGGAAGAACATGGTAAGGATCCGCTGAAGCTAAATCATTTATCCAAAATATAAAAGGAGCCTGTCTTAACTCAACACTTTCCAGTAAAACCCAATAGAGTGCTATAAAAACTGGAATTTGAATTAAGATAGGTAAGCAGCCACCTAAAGGATTTACCTTTTCTTGTTTGTAAAGCTCCATGGTAGCCTGACTTATTTTAGCTTTATCATCACCATATCGTTCACGCAAAGCTTGCAACTTAGGCTGTAGCTTTCGCATACTAGCCATTGATTTATAGCTTGTAGCTGACAATCGATAAAAAGCCAATTTAATAAGTACAGTCACAAGAACAATTGACCAGCCCCAATTCCCAACAACAGTATAAATTGCCTTCATTAAAGAAAATAATAATGAAGACAGGAACCATAAAATACCATAGTCCACCGTTAAATCCAGAGATGGGGATATTTCTTTTAAAACACTGGTAATTTCTGGTCCTATGTATAGTTTGGATCCAATCTCCTTCTCTTCATTTGGTTTGACGGTAATAGGCTGACTTACCGCTCCAATAGTGTAATCCTTGTCTGTAGCTAATGTATAAAATTTGTTTTCACTACTGGCATTAGGAACCCAAGCACTCAAAAAATAGTGTTGTTGCATGGCAATCCAACCACCTTTTGCATCCACATCCAGGTTCGATTTGCTCATGTCACTGAAACTAACTTTTTGGTAACGATTTTTCCCGGGATTTGAAAAGGAAGCGCCTGTATATGAACCAATATGAAAAATGCTTGATTTGTCTTCTTTCGGAGAACTGCGTAATAACTGAGTATTAAAATATCCTTTCCATAGAGAATCGCTAGTATTGGCTATCTTGTAATTGACTTCGATTAAATAACTTCCTTTTGTAAAAACAAATTCCTTTTTTACATCCAAACCGTTTTCGCTTTTACCATTTAGAGTCACTATTAACTGGTTTTGATCCGGTTTCAATTCGTAATATTCTTTTTCTGATTTAAAATCAAAATCTAATGATTGAGGTTTTTGACCATCTAAAACAAAAAGGCTACTGTTCGCTACATATCTCTCGCTGGACTGATTTTGCAAGAGAGGGAATGGTTTATTTTTATCTTCAACACTCAGTGGATAATCAAGCAATAGACCTTTAACAATATCTCCATTCCTTAAATCAATGTCGACATCCAAAACATCCGTTTTAACCTGAATCAATTGGTTACTGCTACTCGCTTGTTCCTCTGCTTTCAATGTTACAGCTTGTTCTGCATTAGAGGGTATTATTTGTGGTAACAAATGCCCATCTGATGTTAATTTGCCCGCAGTCTTCTCTTCTACTGGTTGTTTGGCTGGATAATCAATTTG
Above is a genomic segment from Legionella pneumophila subsp. pascullei containing:
- the yidC gene encoding membrane protein insertase YidC — translated: MDIRRIVLYMALALIGLSLWNAWQIDYPAKQPVEEKTAGKLTSDGHLLPQIIPSNAEQAVTLKAEEQASSSNQLIQVKTDVLDVDIDLRNGDIVKGLLLDYPLSVEDKNKPFPLLQNQSSERYVANSSLFVLDGQKPQSLDFDFKSEKEYYELKPDQNQLIVTLNGKSENGLDVKKEFVFTKGSYLIEVNYKIANTSDSLWKGYFNTQLLRSSPKEDKSSIFHIGSYTGASFSNPGKNRYQKVSFSDMSKSNLDVDAKGGWIAMQQHYFLSAWVPNASSENKFYTLATDKDYTIGAVSQPITVKPNEEKEIGSKLYIGPEITSVLKEISPSLDLTVDYGILWFLSSLLFSLMKAIYTVVGNWGWSIVLVTVLIKLAFYRLSATSYKSMASMRKLQPKLQALRERYGDDKAKISQATMELYKQEKVNPLGGCLPILIQIPVFIALYWVLLESVELRQAPFIFWINDLASADPYHVLPLIMGATMLIQQKLNPAPADPMQAKVMMFLPILFTALFWNFPSGLVLYWIVNNTLSILQQWYITRKYSDEKPAKKVVATAK